In Paenibacillus hexagrammi, the following are encoded in one genomic region:
- a CDS encoding C39 family peptidase, giving the protein MSSVMVLSVPFLAHAQDKSDISNVSVSPTEATAAALYQVVLDQKLNEASSWKGKNVTVEPPIAVYDASDDLNSYIVNLDVDNKPAGYVEVANNEDDFPILSFGYQNQQMNSLEVDSLRTKANKKEKKSEKVVVLAPGKFALKSDYVDGSAEITSKDETLSLDNKHNKPIAKIKKSVNTDSKIAWGKIKKITAGEIGTTSDGVTDSLSFETGTSSSVYYSGVGDVNQYTNSLWSGPSGCSPTSAYNVMYYWQNTKGKSNLGTANQDSAILALRKAMGTNNNGGTSTSNIGSGMNTYAQNHGYLLSTASNHYAPSWSQVKSDLASNPSVISFQGQTYYDASDLSGAHTVAGVGYIEYFYSGSSSGHQYMEIHDNWGTTPTNVYVAYGRNYTNLWSVSFSM; this is encoded by the coding sequence ATGTCTTCAGTGATGGTTCTAAGTGTTCCCTTTCTCGCGCATGCTCAAGACAAGTCTGATATTTCAAATGTTTCAGTATCTCCAACAGAAGCAACCGCGGCTGCCCTTTATCAAGTAGTTCTGGATCAAAAATTAAATGAAGCATCCTCTTGGAAAGGGAAAAATGTTACCGTAGAACCTCCAATAGCGGTCTACGATGCCAGTGATGACTTGAATAGCTATATCGTAAACTTAGACGTAGACAACAAACCAGCTGGTTATGTTGAAGTAGCGAATAACGAGGATGATTTTCCTATACTTAGTTTTGGATATCAAAATCAACAAATGAATTCTCTTGAAGTCGATAGTTTGCGTACCAAGGCAAATAAAAAAGAAAAAAAATCCGAAAAAGTCGTAGTACTTGCACCAGGTAAGTTTGCTTTAAAAAGTGACTACGTTGACGGATCCGCAGAGATTACTTCAAAAGATGAAACCCTTTCTTTAGACAATAAACACAATAAACCTATTGCAAAAATTAAAAAATCTGTAAATACAGATAGCAAAATTGCATGGGGAAAAATTAAAAAAATAACAGCAGGCGAGATCGGTACAACTTCTGATGGAGTAACCGATAGTCTGTCATTTGAAACTGGAACCTCATCAAGTGTGTACTACTCGGGCGTTGGCGATGTTAATCAATATACCAATTCATTGTGGTCAGGTCCTTCGGGATGTTCTCCAACAAGTGCTTATAATGTAATGTATTATTGGCAGAATACGAAAGGAAAATCAAATCTAGGAACAGCAAATCAGGACAGTGCAATTCTTGCTTTGCGTAAAGCCATGGGAACAAATAATAATGGGGGTACTAGCACCAGTAACATTGGATCGGGGATGAACACGTATGCCCAAAACCATGGCTATCTTCTATCAACTGCTAGCAATCATTATGCCCCTTCATGGTCTCAAGTAAAAAGTGACTTGGCTTCAAACCCTTCTGTAATCAGCTTTCAAGGACAAACATACTATGATGCTTCGGATCTAAGTGGAGCCCATACTGTTGCAGGTGTCGGTTATATTGAGTACTTCTACAGCGGTAGTTCTAGTGGTCACCAATACATGGAAATCCATGATAACTGGGGCACCACACCTACCAATGTGTATGTAGCTTATGGTAGAAACTACACCAATTTGTGGTCAGTATCATTTAGTATGTAA
- the mtnB gene encoding methylthioribulose 1-phosphate dehydratase, translating into MSIRLEDKQRAFAELSSIKSNLAARGWFPATSGNLSIRIGEFQPEAFTFAVTASGKDKSVSTPEDFLIVNEKGQPTDATGLKPSAETLIHCEIYRLTGAGAIFHVHTVFNNLISELYGEQGTIPVKGVELIKGFNIWEEDAEIQIPVLPNYAEIPRIAELVEGAIVPRIPGIVLRNHGIYAWGANAFEAKRHLEAFEFLFEYVYRSHLLHK; encoded by the coding sequence ATGAGCATTCGCTTAGAAGACAAGCAGCGCGCGTTTGCGGAGCTGAGCAGCATCAAGTCCAATTTGGCCGCCAGAGGCTGGTTCCCGGCTACCAGTGGAAATCTTTCAATCCGTATCGGGGAGTTTCAGCCGGAAGCTTTCACGTTCGCTGTAACCGCAAGCGGAAAAGACAAATCCGTATCCACGCCGGAAGACTTTTTAATCGTGAATGAGAAAGGTCAACCAACCGACGCAACCGGCCTTAAGCCTTCAGCGGAAACGTTGATTCACTGTGAAATCTACCGACTTACTGGAGCTGGAGCCATTTTCCATGTACATACGGTGTTCAATAACTTAATTTCAGAGCTATATGGAGAGCAAGGAACCATTCCGGTCAAAGGTGTGGAGCTGATCAAAGGTTTTAATATTTGGGAGGAAGACGCGGAGATTCAAATTCCCGTACTGCCCAACTATGCAGAAATCCCACGTATTGCCGAGCTGGTTGAAGGAGCCATAGTTCCTCGCATTCCTGGCATTGTGCTTCGCAATCACGGCATCTACGCTTGGGGAGCCAACGCGTTTGAGGCTAAGCGCCATCTGGAAGCCTTTGAATTTCTCTTCGAATATGTGTATCGCTCGCATCTGCTTCATAAATAA
- the proC gene encoding pyrroline-5-carboxylate reductase — MSTSSLLQNRIAFVGAGSMAEAIFRGLVEQEVANPQHIYVTNRSDQAKLEAIRETYGVQVSSDPVTRESFIREADIVVLCMKPKDVETAFRDLQPLLNERQMLVSVIAGLAIPKIEALLQTSMPIVRTMPNTSSTIGLGATGISFSSSVTEAGKQLAIEMFEAVGIVSVVEESKLDVVTGVSGSGPAYVYYFMEAMTKAAVEGGLSEEDARRLTLQTVMGAAHMVQHTGEDPAELRRKVTSPNGTTQAAIETLDRHQFCEGIVRAVFRSAERAKEIGEQIAAPSASK, encoded by the coding sequence ATGTCAACATCGTCCCTGCTTCAAAACCGCATCGCATTTGTCGGCGCAGGCTCCATGGCTGAAGCGATCTTTCGCGGCCTTGTCGAGCAAGAAGTGGCGAATCCGCAGCATATATATGTTACAAATCGTTCCGACCAGGCTAAGCTGGAAGCAATACGCGAAACCTATGGTGTACAGGTTTCTTCTGATCCGGTAACACGTGAATCGTTCATTCGTGAAGCTGATATCGTCGTACTTTGCATGAAGCCTAAAGACGTCGAAACGGCCTTTCGGGATTTGCAGCCTCTTCTGAACGAGCGGCAGATGCTTGTTTCTGTCATCGCAGGCCTTGCGATTCCAAAGATAGAAGCCCTGCTGCAAACCAGCATGCCAATTGTACGCACGATGCCCAATACGTCCAGCACCATCGGATTAGGTGCAACAGGCATTAGCTTTTCTAGCAGTGTGACTGAAGCTGGGAAACAGCTGGCCATCGAGATGTTCGAAGCGGTCGGCATTGTCAGTGTCGTCGAAGAATCGAAGCTTGATGTCGTTACTGGTGTTTCCGGAAGCGGACCGGCTTACGTGTATTATTTTATGGAAGCCATGACGAAAGCTGCGGTAGAAGGCGGACTTTCCGAAGAGGACGCTCGCAGGCTGACCCTTCAAACCGTAATGGGTGCTGCTCACATGGTCCAGCATACGGGTGAAGACCCTGCCGAACTTCGCCGCAAGGTCACTTCACCAAACGGCACCACGCAAGCCGCTATTGAAACGCTCGACCGTCATCAATTCTGCGAAGGCATCGTTCGTGCCGTTTTCCGTTCAGCGGAACGCGCCAAAGAGATTGGCGAACAAATCGCCGCTCCTTCCGCATCCAAATAA
- a CDS encoding amidase domain-containing protein, with protein sequence MKKTEKALVTCALLSSLTIGSLAFDSNVYAAGGTIMFTNSNSSVNSGYNRTNAANYAKAHATNDTRNQNYASYGSAADGGDCTNFASQILHDGGGLSFLELKAVTSLPKIGTIMVPMSPLQVISMEEHQLGLVHISAVLSGVIPIVVMVDIHITW encoded by the coding sequence ATGAAGAAAACAGAAAAAGCTTTGGTAACATGCGCTTTACTATCGAGTTTAACAATTGGTTCACTTGCTTTTGACTCAAATGTCTATGCAGCTGGTGGAACAATTATGTTTACAAATTCGAATTCCAGTGTTAATAGCGGTTATAATCGAACTAATGCAGCAAATTACGCAAAAGCACATGCAACTAATGATACTAGGAATCAGAATTATGCTAGTTATGGTTCAGCTGCTGATGGTGGAGATTGTACAAATTTTGCCTCCCAGATTCTTCATGACGGTGGTGGACTTTCCTTTTTGGAACTAAAGGCAGTAACGTCTTTACCAAAGATTGGTACTATTATGGTCCCAATGTCGCCTCTTCAAGTAATCTCAATGGAAGAACATCAACTTGGACTGGTGCACATCAGTGCCGTACTTTCTGGGGTGATACCGATAGTGGTAATGGTAGACATACATATCACATGGTAA
- a CDS encoding 2-hydroxy-3-keto-5-methylthiopentenyl-1-phosphate phosphatase: MSERKERIIFCDFDGTITVNDNIVAIMKHFKPEGWEELVQKVIDRSLSVKEGVGAMFALFPSSRKEEVVDYAIRNATIRNGFREFVDYCKENGITLLITSGGIDFFIYPLLQPFPIPNESIYCNASSFEGSHIEILWPHACDEHCSNDCGMCKTSIIRSYDPKRYHRILIGDSITDFAGAQLVETIYARSHLIELCKERGYPYYPFETFFDIITQLEVETQS, encoded by the coding sequence ATGAGTGAGCGGAAAGAACGCATTATTTTTTGCGATTTCGATGGAACGATTACCGTAAATGATAACATCGTGGCAATTATGAAGCACTTTAAGCCGGAAGGCTGGGAGGAATTGGTCCAGAAGGTTATTGACCGTTCGCTCTCCGTCAAAGAAGGGGTAGGCGCTATGTTTGCCCTATTCCCTTCTAGCCGCAAGGAAGAGGTTGTGGATTACGCGATTCGCAACGCAACCATACGGAATGGCTTTCGCGAATTCGTGGACTACTGTAAGGAAAACGGGATCACCCTGCTTATCACGAGCGGAGGCATTGATTTCTTTATTTATCCGCTGCTGCAGCCATTTCCGATTCCAAACGAAAGTATTTATTGCAATGCAAGCTCCTTCGAAGGAAGCCATATTGAAATTCTTTGGCCTCATGCTTGCGATGAGCATTGCTCGAATGATTGCGGCATGTGTAAGACTAGCATCATACGCTCTTACGATCCTAAGCGCTACCACCGCATTCTGATTGGAGACAGCATCACGGACTTCGCCGGAGCCCAGCTGGTTGAAACCATCTATGCCCGCTCCCATTTGATTGAGCTTTGCAAAGAACGCGGATATCCTTATTATCCGTTCGAAACCTTTTTCGATATTATCACGCAGTTGGAGGTTGAAACCCAGTCATGA
- a CDS encoding MobA/MobL family protein, with translation MVADIAVHRDDPNNPHAHIILTTREIGPEGFGGKARDWNNRELLVHWREAWAEHVNRVFERNDHPERIDHRSFEQQGITDRLPTIHEGPTVREMEQRGVLTDRGSINRLVREHNSMVVDLASYAKEREKIAAEKAHIQADINKLQAQLERIERVQQLEKERDALRKQQDELQPKNV, from the coding sequence ATGGTCGCTGATATTGCTGTTCATCGCGATGATCCGAACAACCCACATGCGCACATCATTCTAACCACACGCGAGATTGGCCCGGAAGGTTTCGGCGGAAAGGCACGTGATTGGAATAACCGGGAACTACTTGTCCACTGGCGCGAAGCGTGGGCCGAACACGTGAATCGTGTGTTCGAACGTAATGATCACCCCGAGCGGATTGATCACCGCAGCTTTGAGCAGCAAGGCATCACCGATCGATTGCCGACGATCCACGAGGGTCCGACTGTTCGAGAGATGGAGCAGCGCGGTGTGTTGACCGATCGGGGAAGCATCAATAGATTGGTACGTGAACACAACAGCATGGTGGTAGACCTAGCGTCCTATGCGAAGGAGCGCGAGAAGATTGCGGCTGAAAAGGCACATATTCAAGCCGACATTAACAAACTGCAAGCCCAACTGGAGCGGATCGAGAGGGTTCAGCAACTTGAGAAAGAGCGTGACGCACTCCGAAAGCAGCAAGATGAGCTGCAGCCTAAAAATGTCTGA
- a CDS encoding cysteine dioxygenase, whose protein sequence is MELLRAIERSFAKLHQPNHDELKQVFKELEPWLHQVPSYKSEPEQLAYGRNVLYTSSNVEAIVIYIPGKQSTTIHDHGCSIGLAYLAAGQLINTVYELDQEGYPIEASASSIRERTYFEAPAGQIHQLSNPRREPAISLHVYTPSMSNAKRYAPYSEILDYVI, encoded by the coding sequence ATGGAGTTACTTCGGGCAATCGAGCGTTCATTCGCCAAATTGCATCAGCCTAATCATGATGAATTGAAACAAGTATTCAAGGAACTGGAGCCTTGGCTGCATCAGGTACCCTCATATAAATCTGAGCCCGAGCAGCTTGCTTACGGTCGAAATGTCCTGTACACCTCAAGTAATGTCGAGGCTATCGTTATTTACATTCCCGGCAAACAATCAACGACAATCCACGATCATGGATGCTCAATCGGGCTTGCTTACCTGGCAGCAGGTCAGTTAATTAATACCGTGTATGAACTTGATCAAGAAGGCTATCCAATTGAAGCATCAGCTTCTTCGATCCGTGAACGCACATATTTTGAAGCTCCTGCCGGACAAATTCATCAGCTTTCTAATCCTCGGCGCGAACCAGCCATCTCGTTGCACGTGTATACCCCAAGCATGAGTAATGCCAAGCGGTACGCGCCCTATAGTGAGATCCTGGATTATGTCATATAA
- the proB gene encoding glutamate 5-kinase, translating to MTQRIVVKIGSSSLTSDTGGLNPDKIKFFASEIARLQQDGSQMLLVTSGAVAAGFTALGYRTRPKVLHEKQAAASVGQALLMQSYHEAFGSHGINVAQILLTRYDFSNRKRVQNALMTIDELLQRGVVPIVNENDTVSVNELKFGDNDTLSALVANLVKASRLIIITDTDGLYTEDPRKNSNAQRIDRVDQISDELYRIAGGSGSAVGTGGMRSKVEAARIAMRGGVPVFVGRVLEPYDLPLAVEGRGKGTYFDTSLNNLSTKKQWVGFHSLPQGTITVDDGAMSALLSGGKSLLPAGITSVSGEFHPGDVVEVVSADGAPLGRGVVNYAAWQVQATAGLSTDEVQKRVEVARIEVIHRDEWVAFK from the coding sequence ATGACACAGCGCATCGTCGTCAAAATCGGAAGCAGCTCATTAACCTCCGATACGGGCGGCTTGAATCCAGATAAAATCAAATTCTTCGCGTCAGAGATCGCGCGCTTGCAGCAGGATGGCAGCCAGATGCTGCTCGTCACTTCAGGCGCAGTCGCCGCAGGCTTCACGGCTCTCGGTTACCGCACAAGGCCGAAGGTGCTGCATGAGAAGCAGGCTGCAGCTTCCGTCGGCCAAGCGCTGCTGATGCAGTCGTACCACGAGGCCTTCGGGTCCCACGGGATCAACGTGGCGCAAATTCTGCTGACCCGGTACGATTTCTCCAACCGCAAGCGCGTGCAGAACGCGCTGATGACCATCGACGAGCTGCTTCAGCGCGGCGTCGTACCGATTGTCAACGAGAACGACACCGTCTCGGTGAATGAGCTCAAGTTCGGCGACAACGACACGCTGTCGGCGCTCGTCGCCAATCTGGTGAAAGCATCCAGATTGATTATTATTACGGATACGGACGGTCTGTACACGGAGGATCCGCGCAAGAACTCCAACGCGCAGCGCATCGACCGCGTTGATCAAATCAGCGATGAGCTGTACCGCATCGCTGGGGGTTCCGGGAGCGCGGTCGGCACCGGCGGCATGCGCTCCAAGGTCGAGGCCGCCCGCATCGCGATGCGCGGGGGCGTGCCCGTGTTCGTAGGGCGCGTGCTCGAGCCCTACGACCTGCCCCTTGCCGTGGAGGGCCGCGGCAAGGGAACGTACTTCGACACGTCGCTGAACAACCTGTCGACGAAGAAGCAGTGGGTCGGCTTCCACTCGCTGCCCCAAGGAACCATCACCGTCGATGACGGCGCGATGAGCGCGCTGCTCTCCGGCGGGAAGAGCCTGCTGCCGGCCGGCATCACCTCCGTCAGCGGCGAATTCCACCCCGGCGACGTCGTCGAGGTGGTCAGCGCCGATGGCGCTCCACTCGGCCGCGGCGTCGTAAACTACGCGGCGTGGCAGGTGCAGGCCACCGCCGGCCTGTCCACCGACGAAGTGCAGAAGCGCGTCGAGGTCGCGCGCATTGAGGTCATCCACCGGGACGAATGGGTGGCATTTAAATAA
- a CDS encoding DUF1572 family protein: MEASQRAEEVFLQESIQAFESMKKLADKTMAQLEDGHFQYQLDAESNSLETMITHMHGNMLSRWTDFLTTDGEKESRDRDGEFEPKGLSRAELLELWEAGWGVLFTTLRSLQPDDVLKTVHIRQQPHTVIQAIQRQVSHYGYHVGQIVFLGKHLAGNHWNTLSIARGQSKSFRPH; encoded by the coding sequence ATGGAGGCATCACAAAGGGCGGAGGAAGTATTTTTACAGGAGTCGATTCAGGCATTCGAAAGCATGAAGAAGCTGGCGGACAAAACAATGGCGCAGCTCGAAGATGGACACTTTCAATATCAACTGGACGCTGAATCGAACTCGCTGGAGACGATGATCACGCACATGCATGGGAATATGCTGTCGCGCTGGACGGATTTCTTAACGACGGATGGAGAAAAAGAATCGAGGGACCGTGACGGTGAATTTGAACCGAAGGGGCTAAGCCGTGCGGAGCTGCTGGAGCTTTGGGAAGCAGGCTGGGGGGTGCTGTTTACAACACTTCGTTCCTTACAGCCGGATGATGTGCTCAAAACCGTTCATATCCGTCAGCAGCCGCACACCGTTATTCAAGCCATTCAGCGGCAGGTATCCCACTACGGATACCACGTTGGACAGATCGTGTTTCTGGGCAAGCATTTGGCAGGCAATCATTGGAACACATTAAGCATTGCAAGAGGACAGTCCAAATCATTTCGCCCTCATTGA
- a CDS encoding glutamate-5-semialdehyde dehydrogenase — protein MSEVVTKSKLAKQAAQTIANLTTEQKNAALLLMADALVTEQQAIIEANVIDLQRGKDNGISTSLLDRLALNEKRIAAMAEGLRQIVELPDPIGDTLEQFDRPNGLRIQKIRVPLGVIGIIYEARPNVTVDAAGLCLKTGNAVVLRGGSSALSSNEKIVEVLHGALKRSDIPVDALQLILSPDRSSVDEMLKLNGLIDVLIPRGGHSLIQIVVHNASVPVIETGAGICHTFVDESADLEMAIRIAVNAKAQRPSVCNSMETLLVHEAFASRHLAAIADAFQSANVELRGDDRARHAVSSMKEASAQDWATEYGDYILNVKVVDNLDEAIAHIRQYGTMHSECIVTEDASHAERFLQEIDAAAVYHNASTRFTDGFEFGFGAEIGISTQKLHARGPMGLPALTSTKYRIYGSGQIRE, from the coding sequence ATGAGTGAAGTTGTAACGAAATCCAAGCTCGCCAAGCAGGCGGCTCAAACCATAGCCAACCTGACCACCGAACAAAAAAACGCCGCTCTGCTGTTGATGGCAGACGCGCTCGTCACCGAGCAGCAAGCGATTATCGAAGCGAATGTGATCGATCTGCAGCGGGGCAAAGATAATGGCATCAGCACTTCCCTGCTCGATCGTCTGGCGCTTAACGAGAAGCGGATCGCAGCCATGGCGGAAGGGCTTCGCCAGATCGTGGAACTGCCTGACCCAATCGGAGACACACTGGAGCAGTTTGACCGTCCAAATGGACTGCGTATCCAGAAAATCCGTGTTCCGCTTGGCGTGATCGGTATTATTTATGAAGCAAGACCAAACGTAACGGTAGATGCGGCAGGACTATGCCTGAAAACTGGAAATGCGGTTGTTCTGCGCGGCGGTTCCTCTGCTCTATCCTCCAACGAAAAAATCGTAGAGGTCCTCCACGGAGCGTTGAAGCGTTCTGACATTCCTGTTGACGCACTTCAGTTAATCCTGAGCCCAGATCGTTCTTCCGTCGACGAAATGCTAAAATTAAACGGCTTAATCGATGTTCTCATCCCAAGAGGCGGCCATTCCCTAATTCAAATTGTCGTTCACAACGCATCCGTACCTGTCATTGAAACGGGAGCAGGCATCTGTCATACTTTTGTTGACGAAAGCGCCGATCTGGAGATGGCGATCCGTATTGCTGTCAATGCGAAAGCGCAGCGCCCATCCGTTTGTAATTCCATGGAAACGCTCCTGGTGCATGAAGCATTCGCCAGTCGTCATCTTGCAGCCATTGCTGATGCTTTTCAAAGCGCTAACGTAGAGCTTCGCGGCGACGATCGGGCAAGACATGCCGTGTCTTCTATGAAAGAGGCAAGCGCGCAGGACTGGGCCACGGAATATGGTGACTATATACTTAATGTCAAAGTCGTAGACAACTTGGATGAAGCGATTGCTCATATAAGACAATATGGCACCATGCACTCCGAATGCATCGTTACTGAAGATGCGAGCCATGCGGAACGCTTCCTTCAGGAGATTGATGCAGCAGCAGTTTACCACAATGCTTCGACACGCTTTACCGATGGCTTTGAATTCGGCTTTGGCGCTGAAATCGGTATCAGCACCCAAAAGCTGCATGCCCGCGGACCTATGGGACTGCCGGCTTTAACATCCACTAAATACCGCATTTATGGCAGCGGTCAAATTCGCGAGTAA
- a CDS encoding carbon-nitrogen family hydrolase — MAQDKQTLLVALLQMDITIGEPEVNFLRLEKMLHEAVIEEVRPDVIVIPEMWNTGYALDRIHELADDDGVRTKQFLSDFAKEHKVNIIGGSIADKREERIYNTIYAFDRQGQCMAEYSKIHLFRLMDEEKYLHSGDALGRFELEGVPAGAMICYDIRFPELSRKLALEGAQILFVPAEWPHPRLHHWRTLLMARAIENQMYVVSCNRVGTSGTTSFFGHSMIINPWGEVIVEGDETESILFGEIELTEVEKVRKTIPIFEDRRPHLY; from the coding sequence ATGGCGCAGGACAAACAAACGCTGCTAGTGGCGCTGCTTCAAATGGATATTACAATCGGAGAGCCGGAAGTAAACTTTCTTCGCTTGGAGAAAATGCTCCATGAGGCAGTCATTGAAGAAGTGCGGCCGGATGTTATCGTAATTCCGGAAATGTGGAACACAGGCTATGCGCTGGATCGCATCCATGAGCTTGCTGATGATGATGGGGTGCGTACCAAACAATTTCTAAGTGATTTTGCCAAGGAACATAAAGTGAATATCATTGGCGGCTCCATCGCCGACAAACGGGAGGAGCGCATCTACAATACGATTTACGCTTTTGATCGTCAAGGACAATGTATGGCTGAATATTCTAAGATTCACTTATTCAGGCTGATGGACGAAGAGAAGTACCTGCACAGCGGAGATGCCTTGGGGCGCTTTGAACTGGAAGGTGTTCCGGCAGGAGCTATGATTTGCTACGATATCCGTTTCCCGGAGCTGTCGCGCAAGCTTGCGCTTGAGGGAGCTCAAATCTTGTTCGTACCGGCGGAATGGCCTCACCCGAGACTCCACCATTGGCGTACGCTGCTTATGGCAAGAGCCATTGAAAATCAAATGTACGTGGTTTCCTGCAACCGAGTAGGTACAAGCGGGACAACCAGCTTTTTCGGTCACTCGATGATCATTAACCCATGGGGTGAAGTGATTGTGGAGGGGGATGAAACAGAATCGATTTTGTTTGGTGAGATCGAGCTAACCGAGGTGGAAAAAGTTCGGAAAACCATACCGATCTTTGAGGACCGCCGCCCACATTTGTATTAA
- a CDS encoding 2,3-diketo-5-methylthiopentyl-1-phosphate enolase translates to MNSYCLATYRCYDEKADFHKKALGIAVGLTVGSWTELPEAQKAQMEKHLGKVISVEVHEPASSDSALERYADIQIAYPDVNYSRDIPALLVTVFGKLSMDGKIKLIDLSFSSDFLSGFPGPKFGMKGVRDLLGVHDRPLLMSIFKSVVGYELPALREQFYLQAAGGVDLIKDDEILFENPLTPLEKRIEVCMEAAAQASKETGQKLLYAVNLTGPTFQLAEQAKKAIRAGANALLFNVLAYGFDVLHALSSDPEITIPIMAHPAMAGAVYPSPHYGMSASVLLGKLMRLAGADIVLFPSPYGSVVMPREENLAIKHALLTEDLRKDYLYGESSIEPRLAASFPVPSAGIHPGLVPLILRDFGGDVIVNAGGGIHGHPMGTIAGGQAFRQAIDATLKDQSLRDYASTHPELQKAIDTWGIKE, encoded by the coding sequence ATGAACTCTTATTGTTTAGCAACATATCGATGCTATGACGAAAAGGCCGATTTCCATAAAAAAGCGCTTGGCATTGCAGTAGGCTTGACCGTCGGCAGCTGGACCGAGCTGCCTGAGGCGCAGAAAGCGCAGATGGAAAAACATCTGGGTAAAGTAATCTCCGTTGAAGTTCACGAGCCCGCAAGCAGCGACTCCGCTTTGGAACGATATGCTGATATTCAGATTGCTTATCCAGACGTCAACTACAGCCGTGATATTCCAGCTCTGCTCGTGACTGTATTTGGCAAGCTTTCTATGGATGGCAAAATCAAGCTGATCGATCTTAGCTTTTCCTCCGACTTCCTCTCCGGCTTTCCAGGTCCGAAGTTCGGCATGAAAGGTGTGCGTGACCTGTTAGGCGTTCATGACCGCCCTCTCTTGATGAGCATTTTCAAGTCTGTTGTCGGTTACGAGCTTCCTGCGCTTCGTGAGCAGTTTTACTTACAGGCTGCAGGCGGCGTAGATTTGATTAAGGATGACGAGATTCTGTTCGAGAACCCGCTCACTCCGTTGGAGAAGCGAATTGAAGTCTGCATGGAAGCGGCAGCCCAAGCCTCGAAAGAAACAGGGCAAAAGCTTCTGTATGCTGTAAATTTGACCGGACCTACTTTTCAGCTGGCTGAGCAAGCCAAGAAAGCGATCCGAGCAGGTGCAAACGCCTTATTATTTAACGTGCTTGCTTACGGCTTTGACGTCTTACACGCCTTAAGCTCAGACCCGGAGATTACAATTCCAATCATGGCTCATCCCGCTATGGCAGGCGCTGTTTATCCGTCTCCGCATTACGGGATGTCTGCTTCCGTGCTGCTAGGCAAGCTCATGCGATTGGCAGGGGCTGATATCGTCCTTTTCCCTTCCCCATATGGTTCAGTCGTGATGCCCAGAGAAGAGAACCTGGCGATCAAGCATGCGCTGCTCACTGAAGATTTGCGTAAAGATTACCTATATGGTGAGTCGTCCATAGAGCCTAGGCTCGCGGCGAGCTTCCCTGTGCCGTCCGCAGGCATTCATCCGGGACTAGTGCCCTTGATTTTGAGAGACTTTGGCGGTGATGTTATCGTAAACGCAGGCGGCGGCATCCACGGCCATCCTATGGGCACCATTGCGGGCGGACAAGCCTTCCGTCAAGCTATCGATGCTACGTTGAAGGACCAGTCGCTGCGCGACTATGCGTCTACTCATCCTGAATTGCAAAAAGCGATAGACACCTGGGGGATTAAGGAATGA
- a CDS encoding putative sulfate exporter family transporter gives MSIVGSYVFGKWIIVPAAVIDPMSNITTFLLTMSMVGLGLHVNLKDLRSKALRPLIAMLLTSTLLSIITYCTL, from the coding sequence ATGAGCATAGTAGGCAGTTATGTTTTTGGGAAATGGATTATAGTACCTGCTGCGGTGATAGACCCTATGTCAAATATAACGACATTCCTACTAACCATGTCCATGGTAGGACTAGGACTCCATGTAAACCTCAAAGATTTGCGTTCAAAAGCACTGCGACCACTAATCGCCATGCTGCTGACCTCGACCCTGCTATCCATAATCACATACTGTACCCTGTAA